In the Streptomyces sp. BHT-5-2 genome, one interval contains:
- a CDS encoding HNH endonuclease produces the protein MTTGRQGLGTHPGLQAGGRPVPPNSAYAGQVVHFPDPVRAARYPAGVRMDGNGFPDFSPYARAAAEIAEPPEGFGVDELRLTDFVSANAALHAQGHELWIDVPAVATPHGWTWHHVAGTRRMELVPVEVKALLRHHAGLATTAVAHDKRGTRPLQETRPVHFGLPRRELAVGEEQVTQAEEALGYRLPGAYRSFLKAAGGCAPVGAALDAELGLLVDQPFFAVRDDAAVNDLVYVNKCLRDHFTKDYLGVAFVQGGVVAVKVRGEALGSVWFCPYDDARDRDGWSVQERVERLMLPCGADFDDFLLRLAGDPPELETVANLMVDGGFAYAVPVEG, from the coding sequence ATGACGACAGGTCGGCAAGGACTGGGGACGCACCCCGGCCTCCAGGCCGGAGGACGTCCCGTGCCACCGAACTCGGCCTATGCCGGGCAGGTCGTGCATTTCCCGGATCCGGTGCGTGCCGCGCGGTATCCGGCCGGGGTGCGGATGGACGGGAACGGCTTCCCGGACTTCTCACCGTACGCCCGGGCGGCGGCCGAGATCGCGGAGCCGCCGGAGGGTTTCGGCGTCGACGAGTTGCGGCTGACGGACTTCGTGTCGGCGAACGCGGCGCTGCACGCGCAGGGGCACGAGCTGTGGATAGATGTGCCGGCGGTGGCGACGCCGCACGGCTGGACGTGGCACCACGTGGCGGGGACGCGGCGGATGGAGCTGGTCCCGGTCGAGGTGAAGGCGCTGCTGCGGCACCACGCGGGGCTGGCGACGACGGCGGTGGCGCACGACAAGCGGGGCACCCGGCCGTTGCAGGAGACGCGTCCGGTGCATTTCGGGCTGCCGCGGCGGGAGCTGGCGGTGGGCGAGGAGCAGGTGACGCAGGCCGAGGAGGCGCTGGGGTACCGGCTGCCGGGGGCGTACCGGTCGTTCCTGAAGGCGGCGGGCGGGTGCGCGCCGGTGGGGGCGGCGCTTGACGCGGAGCTGGGGCTTCTGGTGGACCAGCCGTTCTTCGCGGTGCGCGACGACGCCGCGGTCAATGATCTGGTCTATGTGAACAAGTGCCTGCGCGACCATTTCACCAAGGACTACCTGGGGGTGGCGTTCGTGCAGGGCGGTGTGGTCGCGGTGAAGGTGCGCGGTGAGGCGTTGGGCTCGGTGTGGTTCTGTCCGTACGACGACGCCCGGGACCGGGACGGATGGTCGGTGCAGGAGCGGGTGGAGCGGCTGATGTTGCCGTGCGGTGCGGATTTCGATGACTTCCTGCTGCGGCTGGCGGGCGATCCGCCGGAGTTGGAGACGGTGGCGAACCTGATGGTGGACGGCGGTTTCGCGTACGCCGTGCCGGTGGAGGGCTGA
- a CDS encoding YwqJ-related putative deaminase, whose protein sequence is MSTTAHHTTTADPRAGGDPRIGWSGTADTDRAPALRHRRDGILPTIGAALSVRGQTLTCTASKAEQPPTHHPLVQDFLDTLTTAQRDRFTGRCPEAVLLSRHLTAVETNRGKRASRKPLTKGEARRSLKHSKITARHIREDGDPQHGSYAPPCRSCDALLAHFGVMPIGATTPQGS, encoded by the coding sequence ATGAGCACCACCGCACACCACACGACCACCGCCGACCCACGAGCCGGCGGCGACCCCCGCATCGGCTGGAGCGGCACCGCGGACACCGACCGCGCCCCCGCCCTCCGCCACCGCCGCGACGGCATCCTCCCCACCATCGGCGCCGCGTTGTCCGTACGCGGACAAACCCTCACCTGTACGGCGAGCAAAGCCGAACAGCCCCCCACCCACCACCCCCTCGTCCAGGACTTCCTCGACACCCTCACCACCGCACAACGCGACCGCTTCACCGGCCGATGCCCCGAAGCTGTCCTCCTCTCCCGCCACCTCACCGCCGTCGAGACCAACCGCGGCAAACGCGCCTCCCGCAAACCCCTCACCAAGGGCGAAGCCCGCCGCTCCCTGAAACACTCCAAGATCACCGCACGTCACATCCGCGAGGACGGCGACCCCCAGCACGGCAGCTACGCACCACCCTGCCGCTCCTGCGACGCCCTCCTCGCCCACTTCGGCGTCATGCCCATCGGGGCCACGACGCCCCAAGGGAGCTGA
- a CDS encoding SUKH-3 domain-containing protein produces the protein MPTTPAADGPAPARFPTAVDTALQQAGWQPGRWDIQQAEHWADTLRNHTSPAGHRHAVFPAAVEAWAEFGGLRITGPGPGRHIAPTPFAIDPLLGLHLARTLGDLGRALDTDVAPLGQEQLPDTKATRGTTHPQATLAIDTQGRVYSLDHTGDWYLGPDLDQALGTLVLGTRPSRLTLSGD, from the coding sequence ATGCCGACCACCCCCGCCGCCGACGGCCCCGCACCCGCCCGCTTCCCCACCGCCGTCGACACCGCCCTCCAGCAAGCCGGCTGGCAGCCCGGCCGCTGGGACATACAGCAGGCCGAACACTGGGCCGACACCCTCCGCAACCACACCTCCCCCGCCGGCCACCGCCACGCCGTCTTCCCCGCCGCCGTCGAAGCCTGGGCCGAATTCGGCGGCCTGCGCATCACCGGACCCGGCCCCGGCCGCCACATCGCCCCCACCCCCTTCGCCATCGACCCCCTCCTCGGCCTCCACCTCGCCCGCACCCTCGGCGACCTCGGCCGCGCCCTCGACACCGACGTCGCCCCCCTCGGCCAGGAACAACTCCCCGACACCAAGGCCACCCGCGGCACCACCCACCCCCAGGCCACCCTCGCCATCGACACCCAGGGCCGCGTCTACAGCCTCGACCACACCGGCGATTGGTACCTCGGCCCCGACCTCGACCAGGCCCTCGGCACCCTCGTCCTCGGCACCCGCCCCAGCCGCCTCACCCTCTCCGGCGACTG